The following proteins are encoded in a genomic region of Ostrea edulis chromosome 7, xbOstEdul1.1, whole genome shotgun sequence:
- the LOC130048156 gene encoding uncharacterized protein LOC130048156, giving the protein MSVHPQTLRNKLESWYDLLDRQLLQIKNGWSRGLPTAKYQLVGDNWDRNIVPSYRTTQQKTISTHLFNVIGVVDRVVPQQVVDDQYMYILDVDDLETTDFIPSEEERNLLENELRLPCVSSRNVLHFHHSYRFEYLRDDFKRSSDLQKSLTCKTMAVRKMCILILVLNYDEIRTTEYIVNNIHLSIELISSFHM; this is encoded by the exons ATGAGTGTACATCCACAAACACTAAGGAACAAGTTAGAATCATGGTATGACCTTTTAGACAGACAACTACTCCAGATAAAGAATGGTTGGTCGAGGGGATTACCAACAGCTAAATATCAACTTGTGGGAGACAACTGGGACCGCAATATAGTTCCGTCCTATCGTACAACACAGCAGAAAACAATTTCAACTCACTTGTTTAATGTCATAGGAGTTGTTGACCGTGTGGTACCTCAGCAGGTAGTTGAtgaccagtacatgtacatattagaTGTAGATGACCTTGAGACAACAGACTTCATCCCAAGTGAGGAGGAGCGGAACCTTCTTGAGAACGAGTTAAG GCTACCATGCGTATCTTCTCGCAACGTCCTTCATTTTCACCACTCCTACAGGTTTGAATATTTGAgggatgattttaaaagatcatCAGATCTTCAGAAGAGTTTGACATGTAAAACCATGGCAGTTCGCAAGATGTGCATTTTGATTCTGGTGTTGAACTATGATGAGATAAGAACTACCGAATACATTGTTAATAACATACACCTATCTATAGAACTTATATCCTCCTTCCATATGTGA